gaagcatgaaccatgctcatgaatgcatcatggcgaatatgacaatcatgctccttttcaacttcaatcatgataaaacaaaaagaaagctcaaaatcttactcaagagtagacaatctatcattgcatgcatcatcatcaagcttcacacttagcatgcaatggctttatcaccataacaactttggccaaataccatttccatggcttaacaaagatttgagccatggctaacatgcacatcaagttagcaaccaaaacatgcatgaaactcctaacacaacctcatacataccttaatcttgatgcaaacttagccaaatctccttctagatctcttccaaaccaagcatgaagcaaaaatcctccttcttccttagttttggctcaaagaaaggatgaacaaaattttttctttccttctctacaactcacggcaatgggggattaccacactcacacacattttttttcattttttatcacccatacacctttgtttattatttcaccctaatgcaccaacaaaacatgtttcatgacatgtttagcccatcctccttgtcatggccgccaccacctataaaggggaatttgacatgcaagtccattattttgcatgcatgctttaattagtcatcacacatttcctatcatactttcaaagttcattactaagtcctttcttgtggaattcacccttataacactaaatcaatcatcataaaatgtcatacatgagcacacacatattataggcatcaaaataaatttttaattatttttatgcctcggttttgtggtcccgagaccaccttccgactagggtcaattttgggctgtcacactaggagggtgattcaaatactggaggacatgttgaggagttCTATGACTGACTTTCGAACTAGTTGGGAGGACTATCTGTTGCTTGTCGAGTTCACATATAATAACAGCTTCCAGTCGAGAATAcatatggcaccttacgaagctttgtatggtcgtaagtgttgtACTCCTTTGTGTTGGACTGAACTGGATAAGTGACAAGTGTTGGGTCCTGATATGATTTCTGAGATTGAGGATAAGGTTCGGCTGATTAGGGACCGTTTGAAGGTAGCTTCTGATGGGCAGAAGTCTTATGTTGATCTGAAAAGTcgagagattgagtattctatgggggaCTTCATGTTTCTAAAGGTCTCGCGTTCTGAGGTTTGGTCACAAGGCCAAGCTAagccctagatttattgggccttaccgcattCTGAGACAAATGAGACCAGTTGCCTACCAGTTATAGCTACCTCCAAAGTTGGATCGGATTCACGACATGTTCCATGTCTCTATGTTAAGGCACTACCACTCTGATCCTACACATGTTGTTCCtattgaggagatcgaggttaggctAGATCTGATATTTGAGGAGGAGCCAGTCCAGGTATTGGACCGCGAGGTTAAAGTTCTGAGAAGAAAGTCCATCCCACTGGCTAAGGTTCTTTGGCGTAATCATAGCTCTAAACAAGTCACGTGGGAGCCCGAGGATGCAATGTGAtagcaatatcctcatctgttttgatcaggtaaaatttcaaggTCGAAATTTTATTTAAggtgggtagagttgtaatgccccaaaatcctttataattatttttgtatgttgttgTTACACAAATGTGTACCTATCATAGTGGTtgagtgttctgggaagtgtctgagaggtcccaagtttaaGCCTTAGCTTAGGAAATTTTTgcttttaaatgaataaacccctatctctagtcagtaggcttataTATAAATGTTGATAAAATATagcagaatgggcctgctggtctagtggttaaatgGAGTGAAGATGAGCAGGATGTCTAGAGTTCAAGTACTAACGCAATCATAGAATTTATTTTTACTGCTGGTGTCGTGGGAATGTTGTGGTTTGACCGAAACACTAACGAGTTTGAGTAGAATTTAAATTTGGTGGTTAAGGGAGGGGTGGACGGTTTTGGGGAGAAGATTAAGGGATTTTGGTGAGGAAATTAAGGAGTAAGGATTTGAGCACATTCAAACTGTATTTGGAAGTTTGGCTATCCCTCTCCCTCTTTCTTTTCTAACGTTACTCCCTCTTctaccatctttcttttctttgtttttttgctCTCTGCCCCCACAACTGAATTCTATCCTTCTTTCCCCCACCCCTTTTCGTTTTTCCTTTGACTTTAATCTCCCTGTGTTGCTGCCGAATCTTCGAGTGCTTTCTCCTCTACCTACTAATTTGTTCCCTCTccatccttttcttttctttttgttttagctGAAATTCCCTATTGTTGCTATCTTTCTCTCCAATTCTCTCTTGTAGTTGCCGAAACTTCTAGTGTTCCCCTTACCTTGCGTTTTCGGTCTATCTTGCTCTTTATTGAATTAGTGTTCCATTTCTTTTCTACAGGTTTGCGCTTTCAGTAAGTGGTACTTGTTCTGGATTAGACTGTTCTTGTAAATATTCTTTTAATAGGGGTTTTGACTGGAACTGCAGGAATTAATCGAGGAGCTTGTGATCATTCTTTTCCAACGATTTAAGTGAGTAGGGCTTAGGCTGTTCAAACAAGGTAAGTGGTTGTTGATCAAGTGCATAAGTGTTAGAATAGGGACCATTTTAAATTTGTTTGAGGTACGATTAATTCTGTGATCATGGTTGAACACAAGTTTCGGAGTGCTCGAGGATTGTGTGCTTATTTTTTGTAATTAGGTGCGTAAATAGGACTCTGGGAATGGAAACCAGCGAAAAGCCAAAAAACATGAAAGTCGACGCCACACGAGCATGCGgccacccgtgtggtaggccgtgagATCGGACATGGGCATGTTGTCGATAAGGCAGGCCATGTGCGATTCATGGGCCGAGTCGAATTGAGGCCATGTGGGCCCCACGAGTGTGTTggccccacacgggcgtgtgggattattgggccaggccgtgtgatccacacgaccaaggccattttgggccatgtgGCCCACACATGGGCATGCAacatgggcttgtgggcccattttcactgagtGACCACTAAGGTTGCATGggttgcccaagtcgactgtggacctactgtagggtcggtaagcgtacctagacccctaattgacTGAAATGACTGTATGTTATATATGAACAAGCACGATAATGTTCCACTAATTTAACACTGTATACCCTGATTACATTAATGATTTTATGTTATAGCATGCCATTTATGTATATTGTATTGCATTGGGTTGAGGGTTTAATTGATcaaaggaagtgtactgaaaggcctcAGTCCTAATTTACTGGtagctcagctgcaaactactgTCTAATGCTGCATCCGGTACTTGCTGGAGTGTAGGATGGGTggattgattatatccccacagagagtgtagggttggacggagatggagtgtagaggctggatgggtagcaCTTGTATGCTGTATGATTCGTTACTGATACtataatgggccaaggcccaaatgcATGACTGTCTctttactgaaatgggctaaagcccaaactgttactgaaaagggcttaggcccagactgtatttgccTTCTGTCTGTTTGAtttttaagggattacacactgagtttttgtaaactcacccttctgattTGAccgtacaggtaatccctaggcaTAAGCGGGTTGATACGGCAGAGGACTTGGCGGTGGCCACACAACATACTTCGTTCTATTTTAGTacttaaatgaattttaattttattttggggtatTTTTCTATAATAATGGCCTATTtggatttttatttaaatttgggatttttactAGTCTGTTTTATAACTTCTAGAAGTAGGGGTAATCGGGTTTTCAAAAGAATCAGGCGTTCTAACAAATTTCACACAAATATGCaaattgttttaaaagcttccacgaCAAGTGATGTTTTGGAAATTAATAACGTTTCGAAAATTTAATATATTCTGGAAGTAAATAACTTCTTGATAATGATTTACGTTTTGGAAATGAACAACATGTCTTCGAAAGATAATAAAAAGAGGTTGAATAGAAATGAGAGTTTTTAGACGACAGCTTGTtttatgaaaaacacttcaatgtgacatcgccagattcgactATAACATTCAGGCCGGCTTTTGATGTTAACTCACGTAAAACTTATTTCAAAATTTGTAGCAAAAAGACCCATATTTGTCTAATTTTAAAAACCAAGCTTTCCATCAACTTAATAGAAAACATGCAGAAAACTTAAAACAAATAACAAAACTGAAAATCAAAACCAAATCTGAAAACTTAGTCCAAAATAAAAAGTCCAGAAAACCTAATTAAAAATTATTCAAACCATCTCAAGCATAAAACCAATCTGAGCTCCTGCACGTTGTCTGGTCCTAAACTTGCTAGTTACTTGAGAGGAAAAAAAACAAAGAGTGAGCTTACGAACTTAGTGTATAACACATTCCAAGCAACAGATCAGATACACATAAATAAAGAGATACTTTTTCAAATACAAATTCAAATATATTCTCATATACAAAATCAAATGTATTTTCATAATCAGATACAGATGCATACTCAGATTCAGATACAAAACTAGACACAGATTCAGATGTGGATGCAGATACAGATTCTAATACAAATGCAATCACACATCCTACCCCCAtttgctacacaccaactccgtccaaccaatCACTCCAATTAGGACTACAAGAGTTCATCCATCCAATCACATCGAGTCGTGGTGGTATGCCACTCATATAAGGTGCAGTTGAGCTACCAAACAGATATTGTGGTTTACCCACCAAAATTGCAGTAATACTACCGGAATACACTTCCTCCGTCACATATCAAACTCACCCCGATGCACATGCATAAAtaaactgtaacagcccgattttgggggctagtcagaatagtggtctcagcaccacaaatttgaagtcatagaaattattttattattaaaatagagttatagcatgtttataatagtgtatgaaaaatttggtaagctaattttagcgtttgtgagcccaattgcaaaaaagaactaaatcgcataaagtgcaaaagtcttaaattgagaACTAAGGGTGCCAAattgccatgtatcataaattgggggtTATTAAAGAGAAATTGGGCCATTAAATAGGTCATGGCCAACCATGGTAGatggaaatgttgaaaagtcaacattaggtgaaatttgatgacataaggtgtattataataatacctaagcctagctatcatctttttctttcattctctctttaTTCCATTGATTTTTTTAGCCATTGTTAAGGGCTTTGAACTTCAAAATTtacagcaacttattcctctcacaagtaagtgattttaatgagttttcttgaagatttttgaatttttaagacccttgaagcatgagctttcaaatgaagggtctatgttgcaaaatgattaagagtttagggtttgacCATGAGAgtatttagggtgttttctaaaattttatggaagaaaatgagtcttgggtgtcttataaacaacttttatgaaaggtgttagcatgaaaactcCTAATAGGACTAATgtacataagttgtaaaatagataataaatgtgtgaaatagtggggaatttggagttgctataagagtgaAAGAGGTTCGGCCAGTCTTGAGAaataaagaaattcgataaaaatcgatttttggaccgagg
The Gossypium arboreum isolate Shixiya-1 chromosome 10, ASM2569848v2, whole genome shotgun sequence genome window above contains:
- the LOC108487936 gene encoding uncharacterized protein LOC108487936, yielding MISEIEDKVRLIRDRLKVASDGQKSYVDLKSREIEYSMGDFMFLKVSRSELPPKLDRIHDMFHVSMLRHYHSDPTHVVPIEEIEVRLDLIFEEEPVQVLDREVKVLRRKSIPLAKVLWRNHSSKQVTWEPEDAM